The stretch of DNA CGGACGACCCCTTCGATCTGACGCACAAAGCCCGGCGCACGCCTGGTGGGCGAAGCGCGCGAGCGGGACTTTTGGCGCAGTGTAAGCATCCGACCTTGGTACGCCGTGGAGCGTTTTGCCGATTTCGGGACCGCAGCAGGTTTGCCGATCTGCTTCCGCTGGCACAGTGTCGAACAGGGGACGGATACCCGGATTGACACCATCCGCCCGCTGATCACCGTTTTGGCACTCCCGTCCCGGCATCCAGGGGAGCAATGACCGAGCAGATCGAGGCGGCCTACGCGCCCCCGGCCCCCGTGCGGCCCGCCCCGGTCCACGCCGTCCCCGCCGACCGCGCCGACCGCGAGCACCTCCGCCGCGCCCGGGCCGCCTACGAGGCGAAGCTGTCCCGCCTGCGGTTCTACTCCTACTGCCTGACGCTGACCTCGTGCGTCCTCGCCCTGATGTCGTTCATGTACCTCGCCCAGGGCGCCGCCGACGGCGACCCCACGTTCACCTGGCTCGGCGTCGGCTTCGTCGCCGCCACCGTCACCGCCCTGTGGGCCGCCGTCCGCATCACCCACGCCGGCGAGTTCGCCGCGACGTAGGGGCTCTCTCGCCGCCCGGGTGCCGCGTACTCCCGAAAGCGCACTCCAGCACCCCAATCGCCCGATCCACAGTGCTTTCGTCTCCCGAAAGCGCACTCCAGCACCCCAATCGCCGGATCCACAGTGCTTTCGTCTCCCGAAAGCGCACTCCAGCACCCCAATCGCCGGATCCACAGTGCTTTCGTCTCCCGAAAGCGCACTCCAGCACCCTGCGCACCCCGGCGCCGTGTGCTCACCTGCCCCCACTGCGCAGATCAGCACCGGCCGGCGCGCAGCCAGCCGGGCCCATCTGCGCACTCAGCGCACCTCGGCACTCGCCCCGCCGGAACTCGCCGCGGCCCAGAGCACATCCTCGCCGCGCCGGCACTCCTCTCTCCCGAAAGCGCACTCCAACACCCCAATCGCCCGATCCACGGTGCCGCGCTCTCCCGAAAGCGCACCCCAGCACCCCGAACGCCCGACCCACAGTGCCGCGCTCTCCCGAAAGCGCACCCCAGCACCCCGAACGCCCGACCCACAGTGCCGCCCCCTCCCGAAAGCGCACCCCAGCACCCCGAACGCCCGACCCACAGTGCCGCGCTCTCCCGAAAGCGCACTCCAGCACCCCAATCGCCCGACCCACGGTGCCGCGCTCTCCCGAAAGCGCACTCCACCACCCTGCGCACCGCCGCGCCGGGCGCCGCACGCAGCGCGCCTCGGCGCAGGGGGCCGCTCAGCAGACGATCGGGGGCTGACCGAACAGTTCCCGGACCAGCGTGGTCGCGGGGTCCCCGCAGGGGGCCTGGATGCCGGGTCCCGGGGCGGGCGCCGAGAACGGGTCGGGAGCTCCGGTCGAGCCGGGACCCCACGCCGCCTGGGTGTCGCCGCGGTCGTTGTTCGTGAGCCGGACGGCGGTGAACGGCGGGGTCAGCGCCATCAGGTAGAGCTCCTCGTCGCCGTCCCGGTCGCTGTCGAAGACGATGCGGGTGCCGTCGGGCGAGAACGCGGGAGCGGCGTCGAAGGCGGCGTCAGAGGTCAGCTGCCGGGGGTTGCGGCCGTCGACGTCCATCAGCCAGATGTCGGGGCTGCCGCCGATCGTGCTCGTGTACGCGATCGTCCGCCCGTCGGGTGAGAACGCGGCCTCGGTGTCGAACGCGAGCGTCTTCGTCAGCCGGGTGGCCGGGCCGCCGGCGGCGTCCATGACGTAGACGTCGGCGTTGTCGTTGCGCAGGCTCGTGAAGGCGATCCGGGTGCCGTCGGGCGAGAACGTCGGCTTGTAGTCCGTGCTCGGGTGGGTCGTCAGCCGCTGCCGGTTCCGGCCGTCGACGTCCATCACGTAGATGTCGGAGTTGCCGGCCCGCAGACCGGCGAAGACGATGCGCGTGCCGTCCGGCGAGAACGACGGGTCGATCGAGGGCAGGTCGCCGGGCGTCAGCCGGGTCAGGCCCGTGCCGTCGACGTTCACCAGCCAGAGATCGTCGGTCCCGGCGCGGTTGCTCGCGAAGACGACCCGGCTCCCGTCCGGCGAGAACGCGGGCGAGGCGTCCCGGCCCGGGTCGTGGGCCAGCGGGACCGAGCGCCCCGACGCGACGTCGGCGACGAACAGTTCGGGGTTCCCGTCCCGGTCCGCCACGAACGCGATGCGCCCGTCACCGGATCCGGCGGTCGGGACCGCCGCCGCCGGCGCCGCGAGTGCGCCCCCGACGATGCTCAGAACGAGCGCGCCGAGGGCACCGCGACGGGTTCTCACCCCTCGACGCTAGGGACGGATCAGCGTCCCCGCCAGACCGGGGCCCGCCGTTCGGCGGCCGCGGCGGCGCCCTCGGCGGCGTCCTCGGTGGCCTGAACGACCTTGCGCATGGTCTCCCCGAACCGGATCGCCTCAGTGATCGGCAGGTTCGCGCCGCGGACGGCCATCTCCTTCGTCGCGCGGACGGCGAGCGGGGCGGCGCGGCAGAGGCGGTCGGCGAGGGCCCGGGCCTCGGTCATCAGCTCCTCGTGCGGGACGACCCGGCCGGCGAGGCCGACCTGGAGCGCACGCTCGGCGTCGATCCGCTCCCCCGTCAGCAGCAGCTCCATCGCGTCGTGCCAGCGCATCCGCTGCGGCAGGCGCAGCGCGCCGACGATCGTCGGGATGCCGACGGTCACCTCCGGATAGCCGAAGGTCGCGCGGTCGGAGGCGAGGACGAAGTCGCACCAGGTCACGAGCGTCAGGCCGTAGCCGAGGCAGTGTCCGTTCACCGCGGCGATGACGGGCTTGAAGATCTCCCAGCCGCTCTCGAAGGAGTTGACCGTCGGCTTCTCCCAGAAGGTGCCGGGGAAGTCGCCCGCCGGGTTGCCGGTCTCCGAGCGCAGGTCCGCGCCCGCGCAGAACGCCCGGCCGGTGCCGGTGACGATCGCGACCCAGGCGTCCTCGTCGTCCCGGAACCGCGCGAAGGCGGCGTTGATCTGCGTGCGCATGGCGCCGTCGATTGCGTTCAGCCGCTCGGGACGGTCGTAGGTGATCGTCGCGACGTGGCCGTCGAGCGCGTAGCGCACGTACTGCCGGGGGGTCCCGGTCTCCTGTTCCGCAGCGTCCACGTGTGAATCCCTCACCCAAATCCGGCAAACCGCCCGTTTTGCTGACACGGCGTTCTTACCGTGCCGTCATGCGCAGAATCCGGCAGAAGATGCGGACCGGCGGCCTCGTGGCGTTGGCCTCCTCGTTGCTCGCCGGAGTGGCGATGCTGTCGCCGACGGCGACGGGATCCACGGCGGCGACCGGAGGGGAGCCGCCGCAATTCATCGTGGTCTCGTTCGACGGCGGCGGCAGCATCCCCGCGTGGCAGCGCTGGCGCACCCTCGCGTCCCAGGTGGATGCGTCGATGACGTTCTTCCTCACCGGCACCTACCTGGTGCCGGAGCAGAAGGCGTACCTGTACCGGCCCCCGGGCAAGCGGCAGGGCGCGTCCGAGGTCGGTTTCGCCGCGGCGGAGAACGTCCGCCCCCGCATGGAGCAGATCCGGGCCGCGCGCGCCGAGGGCCACGAGATCGGCACCCACTACAACGGCCACTTCTGCGGCAGCACCGGCGTCCAGCGCTGGTCGACCGCGGACTGGCTGAGCGAGATTCGCCAGTTCAACTCGTTCCTCGACAACTGGCGTGTGAACAACAACGCGACCGACGTCCGGCCGCTCGGCTGGGACTCGGGTGTCATTCAGGGCGGCCGCACCCCGTGCCTGGAGGGCAACCGGTCCGCGATGTACCCGGCGATGGTCGCGAACGGCTACCGGTACGACACCAGCAACTCGGGCTCGCTGCGCTGGCCGCGGAAGATGGCCAACGGCATGTGGGACATCCCCCAGCAGTCGCTGCGCATGGCCGGCACCGGCACCTCGGTGCTGTCGATGGACTACAACTTCTTCGAGCGGCAGAGCGGCGCCGTCAACGGCGCGGCCTCGCGCCGGCCCGCCTGGTACTCCCAGGTGCTCAACACGTACCGCAACGCGTACAAGGCGGTCTACAACGGCAACCGGGCGCCGCTCATCCTCGGCGCGCACTTCAACACCTGGAACGGCGGCATCTACGCCGACGCCCTGTACGACTTCGTGAAGGAGACCTGCACGAAGCCGAACACGCGGTGCGTCTCGTTCGTCGAGCTCATCGACTGGATGGAGAGCCAGCCGGCGTCGGTGCTCGCCAAGCTCCAGGCCCGCCCGACGCAGTCGATGGGGTACTGACCCCGGACGCGGCAGTGACAGACTCCGCGGGGTGACCGACTTCGTCACCCCCGGGGTTCCCGCCGACACGGCCGAGCTGATCGCGCTCGACCGCGCACACGTCTGGCACCCGTACGCCTCGATGACCGACCCCACCCCGGCGTACCCGGTCGTGGGGGCGTCGGGCGTGCGGCTGCAGTTCGCCGACGGCCGTGAGGTCGTCGACGGCATGTCCTCCTGGTGGGCCGCGATCCACGGGTACCGGCACCCGGTGCTCGACGCCGCCGCGCGGGACCAGCTCGACCGCATGTCCCACGTCATGTTCGGCGGGCTCACCCACCCCGGCGCGATCGGGCTCGCCCAGCGGCTGGTCGCCATCACCGGCGAGGGTATGGAGCACGTCTTCTTCTCCGACTCGGGCTCGGTGGGCGTCGAGGTCGCGATCAAGATGGCGCTGCAGTACTGGCGTGGGCGCGGGGAACCTCGGCAGCGCCTGCTCACCGTCCGCGGCGGGTACCACGGCGACACGTTCGCGACGATGGCCGTCTGCGACCCCGTCGGCGGCATGCACCACCTGTTCACCGGGGTCCTGCCCGAGCACCTGTTCGCCCCACGCCCGCCGGACGGCTACGACGCCCCGCTCGACGAGGCCTGGGTCGCGGCGACGGCGGACCTGCTCGCCCGGCACGCCGGCGAGGTGGCCGCGGTGATCGTCGAACCGACCGTCCAGGGCGCCGGCGGGATGCGCTTCCACTCCCCCGCGTGCGTGCGCGCGCTCCGTGAGCTGTGCGACGCCCACGGGGTCCTACTGATCCTCGACGAGATCGCCACCGGCTTCGGCCGGACCGGGGCGTGGTTCGCCCACCTCGCGGCGGACGTCGTGCCGGACATCCTCTGCGTCGGCAAGGCCATGACCGGCGGGTACCTGTCGATGGCCGCGACGCTGTGCACCCCCGCCGTCGCCGCGAGCGTGTGCTCGGGCGAGGCGGGCGCGCTCATGCACGGGCCGACCTACATGGCGAATCCGCTCGCCGCCGCCGTCGCCTGCGCGAACCTCGACCTGCTCGCCACCGGCGCCTGGCGCGAACAGGTCGCCGGGATCGAGGCCGGACTGCGCGCGGGCCTGGCGGCGGCGGACGGTCTGCCGAAGGTCGCGGACGTCCGCGTGCTCGGCGCGATCGGCGTCATCGAGACCGTCGGACCGGTCGACGTCCGGGCCGTCACCGAGGCCGCGCTGGCGCACGGTGTGTGGCTGCGGCCGTTCTCGAATCTGATCTACACGATGCCCCCGTACGTGACCGGAGCCGCGGACGTGACGCGCATCGCAGCGGCCATGGTCGCGGGTGCACGCGCGAACGCCGGAGTTTGAGGCCGGAGTATCCTGCACAGCGCAGCCAGCCCTACCTACAGGCTGTAGATTTGATGACGATCAGGCGGGCAGGCACGACCGCCCGACCCTGCACAGGCCCCCACCATGGAGTCTCAGCGTGGACAAGCAAGTCCAGCAACTCGACCGCGTGATCATCCGCTTCGCCGGCGACTCCGGCGACGGCATGCAGCTCACCGGGGACCGGTTCACGGCGGAGACCGCGAACTTCGGCAACGACCTCGCCACCTGGCCCAACTTCCCGGCCGAGATCCGGGCCCCAGCCGGGACCCTGGCCGGTGTCTCCAGCTTCCAGCTGCACTTCGCCGACCACGACATCATGACGCCGGGTGACGCCCCGAACGTCCTGGTGGCGATGAACCCGGCGGCCCTGAAGGCGAACCTGGCCGACATGCCCCGCGGGGCGACGATCATCGTCGACACCGACGAGTTCAACAAGCGCAACCTGCAGAAGGTCGGCTACAAGATCAGCCCGCTCGAGGACAACAGCCTCGAGGCGTACCACGTGCACGCGCTGGCGCTGACGTCGCTGACCGTCGAGGCGCTCGCGGCCTTCGAGCTCACCCGCAAGGAGGCCGAGCGCGCGAAGAACATGTTCGCCCTCGGCCTGCTCTCCTGGCTGTACGCCCGCCCCAAGGAGGGCACGGAGAAGTTCCTGCGCGACAAGTTCGCCCGTAAGCCGGAGATCCGCGACGCGAACATCGCCGCGTTCCGTGCCGGCTGGAACTACGGCGAGACCACCGAGGACTTCGCGGTCTCGTACGAGGTCAAGCCGGCCCGGATGGCCAGCGGCGAGTACCGCAACATCACCGGCAACCTGGCGCTGTCCTACGGCCTGATCGCCGGGTCGTTCCTGTCGAAGCTGCCGCTGTTCCTCGGCGCGTACCCGATCACTCCGGCCTCGGACATCCTTCACGAGCTGTCCAAGCACAAGGGCATGGGCGTGCGGACGTTCCAGGCCGAGGACGAGATCGCGGCCGTCGGCGCCGCGCTCGGCGCCTCCTTCGGCGGTGCGCTCGGCGTGACGACGACGTCGGGCCCCGGTGTGGTCCTCAAGGCCGAGACGATCGGCCTCGCGGTCAGCCTGGAACTCCCCCTGGTCGTCGTCGACGTCCAGCGCGGTGGCCCGTCCACCGGTCTGCCGACCAAGACCGAGCAGTCCGACCTGCTGATGGCGATGTTCGGCCGCAACGGTGAGTGCCCCGTCGCGATCGTCGCGCCGCAGTCGCCCGGCGACTGCTTCGACGCGGCCGTCGAGGCCGTGCGGCTCGCGACGAAGTACCGCACGCCGGTCATGCTTCTCTCGGACGGCTACATCGCGAACGGCTCCGAGCCGTGGCTGATCCCGGACGTGACGAAGCTGCCGGACCTCGCCGTGCAGTTCGCGACGACGCCGAACCACGAGACCGAGTCCGGCGAGCGCGTCTTCTGGCCGTACAAGCGTGACCCGAAGACCCTCGCCCGGCCGTGGGCGATCCCGGGCACCCCGGGCCTCGAGCACCGCGTCGGCGGCATCGAGAAGGCCGACGGGCACGGGAACATCTCCTACGACCCGATCAACCACGACCTGATGACCCGTACGCGTCAGGCCAAGATCGACGGGATGGCCTACGACATCCCGAAGCTCGCGGTCGACGACCCGACGGGCAAGGCGAAGGTCCTCATCATGGGCTGGGGTTCGACCTACGGCCCGATCGGCGCCGCGGTGCGCCGCGTCCGCCAGTCCGGCGGCGAGGTCGCGGTGGCGCACCTGCGTCACCTCAACCCGTTCCCGGAGAACACCGGCGAGGTCCTGCGCAGCTACGAGCGCGTCATCGTCCCCGAGATGAACCTCGGGCAGCTGACGATGCTGCTCCGCGCGAAGTACCTGGTCGACGTCATGGGCTTCAACAAGGTCCAGGGCATGCCGTTCTCCGTCGGCGAGCTGGAGACCGCGATCACCGACGTCATCGCCACCGTCAACGCTCCCAAGCCCCGCACCCGTCGCAACGTTGGAGAGAACTGAGATGCCGCCTCGCGACGACACTCCGCCCCCCGGGCTCGCCTACAAGAGCCTGTC from Sporichthya brevicatena encodes:
- a CDS encoding adenosylmethionine--8-amino-7-oxononanoate transaminase — its product is MTDFVTPGVPADTAELIALDRAHVWHPYASMTDPTPAYPVVGASGVRLQFADGREVVDGMSSWWAAIHGYRHPVLDAAARDQLDRMSHVMFGGLTHPGAIGLAQRLVAITGEGMEHVFFSDSGSVGVEVAIKMALQYWRGRGEPRQRLLTVRGGYHGDTFATMAVCDPVGGMHHLFTGVLPEHLFAPRPPDGYDAPLDEAWVAATADLLARHAGEVAAVIVEPTVQGAGGMRFHSPACVRALRELCDAHGVLLILDEIATGFGRTGAWFAHLAADVVPDILCVGKAMTGGYLSMAATLCTPAVAASVCSGEAGALMHGPTYMANPLAAAVACANLDLLATGAWREQVAGIEAGLRAGLAAADGLPKVADVRVLGAIGVIETVGPVDVRAVTEAALAHGVWLRPFSNLIYTMPPYVTGAADVTRIAAAMVAGARANAGV
- a CDS encoding enoyl-CoA hydratase/isomerase family protein, encoding MDAAEQETGTPRQYVRYALDGHVATITYDRPERLNAIDGAMRTQINAAFARFRDDEDAWVAIVTGTGRAFCAGADLRSETGNPAGDFPGTFWEKPTVNSFESGWEIFKPVIAAVNGHCLGYGLTLVTWCDFVLASDRATFGYPEVTVGIPTIVGALRLPQRMRWHDAMELLLTGERIDAERALQVGLAGRVVPHEELMTEARALADRLCRAAPLAVRATKEMAVRGANLPITEAIRFGETMRKVVQATEDAAEGAAAAAERRAPVWRGR
- a CDS encoding 2-oxoacid:acceptor oxidoreductase subunit alpha, whose protein sequence is MDKQVQQLDRVIIRFAGDSGDGMQLTGDRFTAETANFGNDLATWPNFPAEIRAPAGTLAGVSSFQLHFADHDIMTPGDAPNVLVAMNPAALKANLADMPRGATIIVDTDEFNKRNLQKVGYKISPLEDNSLEAYHVHALALTSLTVEALAAFELTRKEAERAKNMFALGLLSWLYARPKEGTEKFLRDKFARKPEIRDANIAAFRAGWNYGETTEDFAVSYEVKPARMASGEYRNITGNLALSYGLIAGSFLSKLPLFLGAYPITPASDILHELSKHKGMGVRTFQAEDEIAAVGAALGASFGGALGVTTTSGPGVVLKAETIGLAVSLELPLVVVDVQRGGPSTGLPTKTEQSDLLMAMFGRNGECPVAIVAPQSPGDCFDAAVEAVRLATKYRTPVMLLSDGYIANGSEPWLIPDVTKLPDLAVQFATTPNHETESGERVFWPYKRDPKTLARPWAIPGTPGLEHRVGGIEKADGHGNISYDPINHDLMTRTRQAKIDGMAYDIPKLAVDDPTGKAKVLIMGWGSTYGPIGAAVRRVRQSGGEVAVAHLRHLNPFPENTGEVLRSYERVIVPEMNLGQLTMLLRAKYLVDVMGFNKVQGMPFSVGELETAITDVIATVNAPKPRTRRNVGEN